ATGTGTGACAGAGGGCCCACTGCGCTGGCGGACCTGTCAGCGCAGTGGGTCACCGTCTAGTCTCCGCGTCGCTTCGCTCGTGAGCGCTGCCTGCCTTCCAGGATGCGGTTGCGCTCGACGCGCTTGTGCTCGCGCTGCAAGGCGCTGCTCGCCTGACGCGCGTGGAAGGCCTGCTCGCGCTGGAGCTTCTCGAAGCTCCTGAGCCGCTCCTGGGTGAGAGCCCCGGTGTCCACCGCGGCTCGCACCGCGCACCCCGGCTCGCGCCGGTGTGTGCAGTCCGAGAAGCGGCAGTCGGCGGCCAGCGCGAGGATGTCGGAGAACGCCTGGTCCAGGCCCTCCTCCTCCCCCCACAACCCGAGCTCGCGCATCCCCGGCCCATCGATGAGCAGGCCACCCTGGGGCAGCACGAAGAGCTCCCGGTGGGTGGTGGTGTGGCGGCCCCGGTCGTCATCCGGCCGGACGGGCTGGGTGGCCAGCCGTGCCTCTTCCAGCAAGCGGTTGACCAGGGTCGACTTGCCCACGCCCGAGGAGCCGAGCAGCGCTCCGGTCTTCCCGGCGGGAATCCGCTCGCGGAGCGCCTCGAGCCCCGTGCCCTGTTGCGCGCTCAGCGCGAGCACGGGGACCCCTGGGGACAGGGCTTGCACCTCCTGGATGCGTTCGGAGACGTCCTCGTGGAGGTCGGCCTTGCTGAGCACCACCACGGGCTCGGCGCCGCTGTTCCAGGCCACGGTGAGCGCCCGCTCGATGCGTCGCGGGTTGTAGTTCCCATCCAGCCCGGTCACCAGGAACACCACGTCGAGGTTGGCGGCGATGAGCTGGCCCTCGCGCTCGCTTCCCGCCTCGCGTCTCATGAGGACGCTTCGGCGGGGAAGGACGGCGTGGAGCAGCGCCTCGCCCTCACCGGAGGGCAGCAGCAGGGCCACCCAGTCGCCGATGGTGGGCAGGGCCTCGGCGCCCGGGGCGTGGTGGAGGAGCCGTCCCGAGGGCCGCGCGAGGTACGCCCGCTCGGACGTCTGGACGGTGAGGAGCCCGCGCTCCTGGCGCACCACGCGGCCAGGGACGAGGGGAAGGGAGGATTGGGACAGCAGAAGGGAAAACGCGTGGGTGAGGTCTGGACCCCAACCGAGGGACTCGAGTGACACTGAAAGGACTCCGGGCAGAGCGGTGCCTGTGGCGCACCTGGTTCTTCAGGGCACCCAGCGGGGAGTCAGGGACGCGCTGCGACGGACCTACGGAGCCGAGCCAGGCGGCCTACGCCCTCTGGGCGAACAGGACAGCAACCGCGGCGGGGACAATGGGCGAGTTCATGAGTGCCTCCGAGTGCTCGCGGGGCGGCGTTCATCGCCGCTCGGCAGCCCAGGACATAACAGGCTTGTGGGTGTCAGGTCATCCCCCCTCGGGTCAGCGCGCGCCGGTCACGGGGTCCGGCGCGTCCACCTTCTGGTGCCCCGTCACCGTCACTTCCGTCCGGAAGCGCACCTTGTAGAGGAGGACCCCGCCCGAGCCGACGATCTTCATCCGCGTGGGCTGCTGCTCGCACGGGGTCTCCGCGTAGGCCAGGAAGTCCATCTGGAGCTCATCCAGCATGGGAGGCATGTCGGACGGGGACATGCGCAGGGTCATCACCTTCCCGGCCCGCGCGTCCACCACCGCCTGTCCCTTCATTCGCTTCTTGTCCGCCTTCACGGGGGCGAACTTCACGGTCAGGAGCCCCTCGCTCGGGCCCGGTGCGGAGTCGAAGCGGTAATCCGCCCGGGCTCGCGGGTGGAACGGGGACAGCCTTGCCTTGTCGTCCTCGTCCTTCGGTGGGTCCTTCGGCTCGGCCTTGAGCTGGCTGGTCAGGTCCCCCTCTTCCTTCTGGGAGAGCCGCTTGCGTGCAACCACCGTGGTTCCGGACCGGGTGACCTCGTAGCTGCGAGTCAGCCGTCCCGTCACCTTGCCCTCCTTGTCCAACTCCTCCGTGACCGAGCTCTCCACGGTGCGGCAGGCGGGGACGGCCAGTTTTCGCTCCTCCGCCTCGCCCAGGCGTTGGAGGAGGTCATCCAGTGGCGCGTCCGCGCGGGCGGAGACACCGAGGAGCAGGGGCAGAAGGGCAAGCACGCGCATGGCGTGGAACTTAATCTCCACCCGTCTTCGAGTCGCAACCGAATGGCGATGCGCGAAGACTCCGTCCGGGTGGGGACACTCCCGGTCAGAGGACGTGCGCCACCTCCACGTCGAAACGTTTCATCTTGTGCGAGAGCAGGAGTTGATGGAGCCGCTGGGAGATGAGCAGAAGCGGCCGGGGGCGATAGGGGCCCATGCGCTGTCCCACGGCCTGGCGTGTGCAGTGCCAGTCCGCGGCGTTCACGCTGGCGCGTTGGACGTGGACTTCGGAGAGCACGTCGAACCCCGCGACGTGCCCTTCTGGGCAATGCGCATCATCTGGCGCGGGCGCGAAGAAGCCGTGTCCCACCCGTGTCTGAGACGCCAGCTCCAGCCGGCATTCGGGCAGCAGGAGCTGGTTCCAGGCCGGGCTCGGCTTGCCATTTCGATCCACCACCGGTCCCAGCTCGTAGCCACGGAGACCGATGGACTGCATTGCCTCGGCCAATCGCGCGGATACCACGATTTCTCCCCCGAGAGTCTGGGCGATGTCCCGCTTCGGTATCCTCTTCACGTCCAGGTGCAGCGGCCCTACCTGCCTGGCGCCGAAGCCGCACCTGGGACACGCTCTCGTCTCGTCATAGCCGGTGCCGCAATCCTCGCCCGTTGGCTCGAAGAGTGGGCGCACCTTCATCCAGAGGAGCTCTGCTTCGTTCAGCTCCCTGGGCGTGTATTTCCGGTGAATCTCCCAGAAGGTCACCGCCAGCGATCCTTGCCCGCGCTTCTCCTGCTCGTATTGGCGTATCCGTTCGATGAGCGGATCATCCATCTCGAGCACCACCCGGCGTGACATGCCGATCTCCTGCCCCACGTCCGGTGGGAGGAACTGTTTGGCGTCGTCCGCGAAGAGCCGGACCTCGAGGGTTTCTCTCATGGTCAGAAGTGGACTCCGGGGAGAGGGTATCTGGCGTAGACCCTCTTCATGAGTTCCCACACGACTTCGAGCGGAGGTGGTTTCAGCCCATATCCTGCCAGGCGCCGGAACTCGTTGGTGATGAGTTGATGGTAGGCGCGATCCAGGTCCACGGTGGGGCCGTTCTCCGGGCCGCCGAGGTAGCGGGGGTGGATGTGGTGTTTCTGCTTGGGGCCACCGGCCAGGTGGGGGAAGGCCCTGCGGGCCTCTTGCATGCCCTTGTCGTACAGCGCACGAGCGGACTGCGGGTCCAGTGAGGGGGGCGCCGACAGGACGACGAGTGCGCCCACCCCGGTTCCCAATACGGCGGTGACCGCACCGGCTGGCACGGCCATCTCCGCCACCATCAGCGTGCCCTGGGCACCGAGCTTCAGGACCGGGAGACTGGCTCCAGCGCCTGTCACACGTGCCCCCATCTCCAGCCCTCCTCCCGTCAGCATGAGCAGGTGCGTGGACAACCGTGCTGCTTCCCGCACCTGCTCGCGCAAGGGTCTGTCGCCGTAGCTGGCGAAGTACTCGGGAGAGGATGCAATCAATGTGGCGACGGCAGTGGGGAGCTGGCGCAGACCCTCGAGCGTGCCAGGGATGTCCAGCAGGCTGGTGGCCAGGGCCCGAGCCGTTTCCTCCAGGGCATCCTGGGCGCCGTCCAAGGCCGTGTTGAGGAGGTCCTTGTCCAGACCCTGTTCGCCCAGGGGAACGTGGCTGGAGCGGCGGAGCTCGTCGTCCAGTGGATAGAAGACACCACCCAGAGAGAGGTACATGCGACCGACGAGGAAGCCGCCAGCGACGAATGTGCCTTCTCGCAAGGTCACCTGCCCCATCCATTGCACGGGCTGGCCAGTGGACACGGAGGCGAGGTAGCCGTCCGGCCGCATGACGACGAGGGCGAGAAAGCGCTCGCAGAGGGAGTCCAGTTCGGCGGCGGGTACCACGGGCCTCGCCGAAGAGAAGGACGACGGAGTCAGTAGTCGCAGCGGATGCGGCTGCGTGCGGTCCATCCGCCAGTGCGAGTCCGTGACACAACCCACCAGCACTGACGTGATGGCCAGGAGCAGTCCAAGGCGAACGTGAGCCACACGAGACGTGGAGCGTTCAGTGGTGTCCAAGGGCACTCCTCGTGCGTTGGGCGCGGTGGACGTGGGTGGGCTCCGCTCGTGGAGCCCCGTTTTCACTCGTGGGAGCCGGCCCGTCGCTGCGCGGGAAGTCCGGCGTTGTCGGGCACGGGGCTGCCATCGGGCGCGCGGGCGGGAGTGGCGGAAGCGGGTGCGTCCTGCTCCTGCTTCTCCTCCGTGCCCTGGGCCTTGGCGAGCGCCTGGCGGGCCTCCTCCGAGCGCGGGTGGAGGGCCACCGTGCGCTCCAGCCAGCGCAGCTGCTCCTCGTGCTTGCCCTTCCGGCCGTAACGCGCGGCGATGCGCATCATCTCCTCCGCGTAGTCCGGGTGCAGCGCCGCGCCCGTGGTGGCCTCCTCCAGCGCGGGCCAGAGCTCCTCCGGGTCCGACGTCTCGTCCAGCCGGGCCCGTCGCAACTCCTCCACCTGCGAGCTCCGCCACTCCTCGTCGAGATGCTTCACCTCGGTCTGGAGGGCCTCGCTGAAGCGCAGCTCCGTCGGGCACGTCAGCTGCTCGCAGGCGGCGAGGTAGTCGGTGAAGAAGGCGAGGGGGCCTCGCGCGGGGTACTCCCGGAGC
This is a stretch of genomic DNA from Archangium violaceum. It encodes these proteins:
- the rsgA gene encoding ribosome small subunit-dependent GTPase A — its product is MSLESLGWGPDLTHAFSLLLSQSSLPLVPGRVVRQERGLLTVQTSERAYLARPSGRLLHHAPGAEALPTIGDWVALLLPSGEGEALLHAVLPRRSVLMRREAGSEREGQLIAANLDVVFLVTGLDGNYNPRRIERALTVAWNSGAEPVVVLSKADLHEDVSERIQEVQALSPGVPVLALSAQQGTGLEALRERIPAGKTGALLGSSGVGKSTLVNRLLEEARLATQPVRPDDDRGRHTTTHRELFVLPQGGLLIDGPGMRELGLWGEEEGLDQAFSDILALAADCRFSDCTHRREPGCAVRAAVDTGALTQERLRSFEKLQREQAFHARQASSALQREHKRVERNRILEGRQRSRAKRRGD